The Homalodisca vitripennis isolate AUS2020 unplaced genomic scaffold, UT_GWSS_2.1 ScUCBcl_1151;HRSCAF=4421, whole genome shotgun sequence genome has a window encoding:
- the LOC124371240 gene encoding protein TRACHEARY ELEMENT DIFFERENTIATION-RELATED 7A-like encodes PPTPPPHHFPPPLPKGSLWHVGVTKNKWVIGPQPFLKKSSPYPYPQPPSPIPHQFPPTITLPLQPLTLPLQLTPPSLTQPPHPQSPPPPPTPPQHPQPKTPKHPHPTHTPPQNHKKPPPHPPPPPNHHPKTPPKKP; translated from the exons ccccccacaccaccACCCCACCAC TTTCCTCCCCCCC TCCCCAAAGGTTCACTGTGGCATGTGGGCGTAACAAAAAATAAGTGGGTTATCGGGCCccaaccctttttaaaaaaatcctctCCATACCCCTACCCCCAACCCCCTTCACCCATCCCACATCAATTCCCCCCAACCATCACCCTCCCACTTCAACCACTAACCCTCCCCCTCCAATTAACCCCTCCTTCATTAACCCAACCCCCCCACCCACaatccccccccccaccacccacaCCCCCACAACACCCCCAACCCAAAACCCCCAAACACCCACACCCCACCCACACCCCCCCACAAAACcacaaaaaaccccccccacaccccccccccccacccaaccaccacccaaaaacccccccaaaaaaaccc